The following DNA comes from Verrucomicrobiota bacterium.
AATAGATTGCCTCTCGTCGATCCCCTCGGCTCATCACATGGTAGATGGCTCCTTCATACTCTATTCGTGGTTGTCTTGGCATCTAAACATAGGATATGTATCACAAGTTAGTTGTCAATAGCAAGGTCTGACCCCTTTTTTTCGCCTAAACCTAAGCCTGAAATAAACCCAGCAATAGAACAGCGAATTAGAAACAAAACGACTGTAGCTACGACCCGTATCATAGAAAAGGTCATAGCCATAGAAAAAGTGATTTGGGACCAACCAGAACGAGAACGGATTACTTGGAAGATTGAAAAACATCTCGCTGAGATCGAAACGACCTACAAGCTTAAAACGAAAAAGACTCCCAAGAAATTGTCTGATCAACTAAGTGAACTTGTATCCAAGCTCTTCCAGAGGTAACTAGTAATTTTCCAAACCCCAATTTTTTTTATTTTTTTTGGCAGCACACAAGACCGATGTATCTTTTTCCCAAAAGGCCCCGGCGGGTTCTCGGTGGGTGGCCAGGGCTTGGAGAAAAAGGTCAAATTTTCTCAAGAAGAATCTAATTCTTTCAAAGCTTCATCAATATTTTTATGAAACTCTTCATCGTCTTGAATTTTGTCTTTCCAAACATCATGCCCAAAAACCAATTTCTTAGCAGCACCTCCATCGATGCCAAGAACTTGAGTCAATATATATAATGACTCTGTTCTGATCATTCCTTTTTCCTTAAGAAAGACGACCAACTGCTCAGAGGTATGGCCAGAGTTTTTGAGTTTTTGGCATTCAGCTATTAAAGGATTGTATTTTTCAAGATCCATAAACTTATATATTACTATAGTAATGTTATTAAATAAATGAGATTCTTACCTGTTAGCGCCCCAGCAACACGTTCAGCCTCAAGACGTATTGTATTATATCCAGCTTGTTTAGCAGCCCATCCTAAATCAACCATAACTTGTCTCGCAGCTGCGGTTCCTGGATACTTGCCAAAAGCTTCAATAGAGAAATTCCTCAAAATTAAAGTTGAACCTTTACTTGATACCTCAGTGTATACCGTAACAGGTCCCTTAGGCGTTTGAAGTATTTTCAAAAACATATTTGCATTACTAAACTGGATTTTGGCAGCGCCTGGGGAAGCTTTTAACGTATTCAAATTTAGAGTAAAACTCTTTTCCACTGTGCTTGCTAGCCCAAGAGGGTCTATGTAAGAGCAAGGGCTATTTTCAGCATAACGTTTCAAATTAAACTCTGAGGACATAAATCTAATAGGATCTTGAGAGATAAATCTCCCCATCTTCGGATCATAATATCTAGCACGATAATAATAGAGACCGACTTCACTATCCCATTCTCTTCCAGTGAACCCGAACTGATCAGCTTCTGCTACACCAGTCTGATTAATAATTTCTCCATAGCTTGAATAATCAGTTGTTGAAACTATGTTACCGGAGCTATTTGTAATAGATTGAACAGTTCCAATACGGTCTTTGAGATAGAAACCAAGTCCACTACCAGATCGATGACGTGCTAGAACATCGTCAACACCATCATTATTGTGGATGTAATGAGTTATAATACTACCATTGTCTTCCTTCCAAATTTGATTTCCCTGGTAATGCCACACTGTCTCTGAAGCATCTACTCGCTTTCTGATTCTGCGATCAAATAAGTCATATTCATAAATAACTGTCTGTAGTATTGAACCCCCAGAGCTTTCATTAATGACTTGAGCCAACCTATTTCTGTGATCATATGTATACCTTTGCACCTCTCCGGAAGTGTTGTCTGTCCTGGCAATCAAATTGCCCTCAAGATCATGCGAAAGCGTATAGTTGCTTACTTGATCGTATTGATTATGTTCATCGAGTTGCAACGTATAGTTCTGACTATTTGCTGAAGTCCTATTGCCGGCATCATCATAAGCAAAGTTCTCTGTTTCAGTTGGGAATGAAGGTCTCACCGCATCGGTTAACTGACCGGTTAGATCATAAGTGTATTCTATGAATTTAGAGTTTTCAGTTGCATCATCAAGCTGCCCTGCATCATCATAATTATAATCAAATGACTGTAACGGCAAGGCAGCTGCATCTTGGTGCTCAACTTTTGTTATTCTCCTTAATGGATTTGTTCTCGGCTCAATTAACTGATCAAGAGCAGGCTCAATTTGCAGGATACCTATAGCTTCAGTAGCACCCAACCTATCTAATAGCTCTTGACGTCCACTGGCATTATAGAATTGAGGGGCTACGCCATTATCTTCTAAAGCGCGATTAAATTCATAGTCTGTGGAACTTACAACGTTAGCTATATCTTGGGTTATAGCATTATATCTCGTAATGTATTCGATATCACCAAGGGCATTATGATCTATTTTTATACTTGCGGGAGCAATTCCACCTCCATGCCAAAATATATCTGTCAGTATCCCCCTTTCATCCATAATGCTCTGCATATTGACCCCAGATCCATCAGTAATTGTCTGTTGTCGTAATACATCGTTGTAGCTGTAATCTAAAGTAAATGGAGCTTGGCCGGTGTATGTTGTTGTCATAAAATCGACTCTATTGCGACTATCAAATTGGAATTCAAAACTCGCAACCTCATCGCTCGCTAAATCAAGATTCCCTGCATTATCATAGGTAAGATCAATTTCCTTAACAATTGTCAAACCATCGCTTGCTATCCAAATTTCTTTAATTAGTTGGTTGTTACTATCATAGACGAATTTACGAACACGTCCTAAGCGATCTACAATCTCAGTTAAATTATCAACACTGTCATATTCATATAATGTTGTTCTATTTTCTGTCCCAACAACTTCTATACGTTGTTCTATACGATTCTTACCATCGTAAACAAACTCAGTCCTGTTACCATTGGGATCTATCACTGCGGTTCTATTTTTGGCTGCATCATACTCGAAATTGATCTCGGTATTATCTGGCTGAACAATCTTGGAGATCACTCCATCATTACGGTAAAAACGTTTAGTCACTCTGTTTAGAGGATCTGTTATGCTAATCAGACGTCCTAGCTCATCATAGTCAAAAGTTGTCTCAGCATAGATGTCTGGCTGGCTTGGATCTGGTGCGTATTTGCGTGAGATCAAGCGGCTATTCCGATCATATTCAAACAAGGTTTCTTGACCAAGGGCATTAACAACCCTTACTAATTCACCCTCAAAATTATAATAGTAATCTGTGTCAATATCACCGGTAGACGTTTTGACTCTGCTCTTGGTTAATAGCCCTGCCTCATCAGGGAAGAAGTCTTGTATATCTCCACTTTCATTTACAGTCCTAGTGACTTGTGTGTAACTATTATAGAACAAATCTAATGTAGAGGAATCATCTCTGATCACTTTAGCAGGTTTTATCGTCTGGAATGGATCAACAACACTTGGGTAGATAAACTGAGTGACTCTATTTTCGCCATCAGTAATATCTTTAACACGTCCAAGAGCATCACGGCTTAGCTTAAGAGAATTAGTTTTAGGATCAGTCAATTGGACAAGCCTACCATTATCGTTATATGAATATTTTATGACTCTACCCAATTGATCAATTTCACTAGTTAAGTTACTAAACGAGTCATATGTCATACTCATGACATTCCCAAGTCTGTCTGTCTGAGTTAGCATATTTCCTTTATTATCAAATGTCCTAGCAATTGGTAATGTAGGATAACCAGGTTCGTAAACCTCAGTCGGTAGGTCCGGATTATTAGGATCACCATACACATTGACTGAAACCACATTATTCTCATTGGTATACTCTAGGATATTCCCTCTATCATCATACCTAGTTAAAGTAGTTAGGTTCTGAGTTGCTCCGTCCGCATCCGTCACTGCAATCTGGCGAGCCTCTGTATTCTGAACTTCATCATAAAAGATCAAGGTCGTGTTACCTTCACCATCGGTAATGGTATCAAGACGCCCATTAGCAGGATCATAAGTATTCACTGCCACAGGATTCCCATCAGGATCGAGGATCTGATAGAGGAAGTGATCGGGCGCATCACCAAAGATGGGATCGCCAACAATGGGAAAGTAGTTGAAGTCCACATATCTTCCGGCAGCATCAGTTTGTCTGACAAGATCTCCACGAGAATCATAGTCATACTGAATTGAGGCTGTGCCAGGAGTTGCGGCATCTGGATCTGAATAATCAGGATAGTCTATGCGCGTGATACGTCCGGCGCTGTCGCGAACAAATTGGATACTCAATCCTGAGCTATGGAAGATTCCATTCTCAGTGAAGGTGAGCAGATTATCATTCCTATCCTTAACGGACTGCAGCTTGCCATCGCCTGATGAGCCACCGTCGTTATAGGTAAAGACGCGTCCGTCTTTGGTAATGAGGCGATAAGTGTCCGGGTTGTAGGCAAAGACGCCGCCGAATAGGTAAGGGCGAACTTCTCCATTTGGAGCCACGCTTAAAGAGATGTTATCGACTTCCAATCTATCGTAGACTCCTGGGTCGGGGATAAAGCGAGGTTTGTTACCTATGCCGCTGTTGATAATCAAGGAGTTACATCAACTAAACCAATATTTGTTACAAATAAAATCTGACTTTATAATTTAAAAATAGCTCATTTTTGTTTAGAGAAATAGCATGGAATTAACAGAATCTAGAAAATTATTGTTTGGAGCCATTGAAAAAGCTAATGGAAAGAATTGGCTAGAGACCTTTAATGGATTATGCGTTAAAAAAGGCTACATCAATAGAATTCAAAAAGTGCTGTTTTCATATCCACTATCAGCTCTGATAATAGAATTTGGAATCATTCTCACGCTTAGCTTGATTATAGGATTCTCATTGAAACTTATTGGTATTCAGCAAACGCCTTTAAGCGAAATGATATTAATATCTATAATCTTAACTCATTGGTTACTAGTTCTAACGATAATGATTTTAACTCCTAGGGGTTCGCTATCACCACGTAAACGATTTGATGACGCCACAACCTTCTATTCAGAATTCTGCATCTCTAAGAATCTGGACCCAGGTAAAAACATCAATCAACTTCACCAACATTATACGAAGCTAAATAACTTTACTAAGCCCATTCTTTGTTTTGTCGGAGTAGCCTTTTTAGTGCCTTCTTTGCTAAACAACATTTTTTTGGAATCCATAATAAATTTGGATATAGGTTATGCTTATACAATTAGTAAGATCAGCACTTGGGCTCTACTATTTTTAATACCTGCTTCTATACATTGGTATATCAGGGTCTTTTGCCCCTTATGCTGGTGCTTATGGATCAAGGAACGTATTGATAAAGAACAGGACTCTTAAAACCTTCAAGCTCTACCATATCATTGAGTGCTTTTGAGACAGACTTTTTACTTGCTGAAACAGTCTAACTATATAATTCAAGCTCTTTACGTAATTTTGCTATCAATCTCATTCTATCTACATTTTTTCCAAGACCAGATAGGCGACAGATTTCCTGTTCAAGCTGATGCTTTCTAGTAACTGTATTTTTATTTTTTGCTTCTATGTATTCGAGGTTTCTTCTACTACATTCGTCTCTTAGTTCTTTCCATGCTTTTTCGTTCGTTTTCTTAGGCACTTCAACTTTATAGCCAAGACAATAGCAGTCTTTTCCGCAAAACGTACATTGGGGGAATAATTTAGAATGTTTAGCCTGACGGGTAACGAACTTGCAGTCAAAACATACCCAGTTATAATTGCTAGCTGACATCGCGAATCTAATCTAGCAAATGAACTACCTTGAGCAACAATTGCTTTGTTAATCGTTTATAGATGATTCAAACCTAAATTATCTTTAACTTCAAAGTGATTCACTTAATTGTATGTAGGTGCTTGATCAAATTAAAGAGTTTCCAAAACTTGCTAAACATTTAAAGCACCCCCTTGTCCTAGGTGGATTTATTGCAATGCTCTTTTTTGCTCTCAGCAACCAATTTTTAGGATCGAATAAAATCCCAACCATTGACCAAAGTCATGGTTTCATTGTTTTACAGACAATATTAACATATGGGTTTTACCTCGCAGTCATCCCAATAATCCTAGGATTTCTATTAGCATTCTATAAGACTGCCAAAG
Coding sequences within:
- a CDS encoding RHS repeat-associated core domain-containing protein — protein: MIINSGIGNKPRFIPDPGVYDRLEVDNISLSVAPNGEVRPYLFGGVFAYNPDTYRLITKDGRVFTYNDGGSSGDGKLQSVKDRNDNLLTFTENGIFHSSGLSIQFVRDSAGRITRIDYPDYSDPDAATPGTASIQYDYDSRGDLVRQTDAAGRYVDFNYFPIVGDPIFGDAPDHFLYQILDPDGNPVAVNTYDPANGRLDTITDGEGNTTLIFYDEVQNTEARQIAVTDADGATQNLTTLTRYDDRGNILEYTNENNVVSVNVYGDPNNPDLPTEVYEPGYPTLPIARTFDNKGNMLTQTDRLGNVMSMTYDSFSNLTSEIDQLGRVIKYSYNDNGRLVQLTDPKTNSLKLSRDALGRVKDITDGENRVTQFIYPSVVDPFQTIKPAKVIRDDSSTLDLFYNSYTQVTRTVNESGDIQDFFPDEAGLLTKSRVKTSTGDIDTDYYYNFEGELVRVVNALGQETLFEYDRNSRLISRKYAPDPSQPDIYAETTFDYDELGRLISITDPLNRVTKRFYRNDGVISKIVQPDNTEINFEYDAAKNRTAVIDPNGNRTEFVYDGKNRIEQRIEVVGTENRTTLYEYDSVDNLTEIVDRLGRVRKFVYDSNNQLIKEIWIASDGLTIVKEIDLTYDNAGNLDLASDEVASFEFQFDSRNRVDFMTTTYTGQAPFTLDYSYNDVLRQQTITDGSGVNMQSIMDERGILTDIFWHGGGIAPASIKIDHNALGDIEYITRYNAITQDIANVVSSTDYEFNRALEDNGVAPQFYNASGRQELLDRLGATEAIGILQIEPALDQLIEPRTNPLRRITKVEHQDAAALPLQSFDYNYDDAGQLDDATENSKFIEYTYDLTGQLTDAVRPSFPTETENFAYDDAGNRTSANSQNYTLQLDEHNQYDQVSNYTLSHDLEGNLIARTDNTSGEVQRYTYDHRNRLAQVINESSGGSILQTVIYEYDLFDRRIRKRVDASETVWHYQGNQIWKEDNGSIITHYIHNNDGVDDVLARHRSGSGLGFYLKDRIGTVQSITNSSGNIVSTTDYSSYGEIINQTGVAEADQFGFTGREWDSEVGLYYYRARYYDPKMGRFISQDPIRFMSSEFNLKRYAENSPCSYIDPLGLASTVEKSFTLNLNTLKASPGAAKIQFSNANMFLKILQTPKGPVTVYTEVSSKGSTLILRNFSIEAFGKYPGTAAARQVMVDLGWAAKQAGYNTIRLEAERVAGALTGKNLIYLITLL